A single genomic interval of Nocardioides nitrophenolicus harbors:
- a CDS encoding fumarylacetoacetate hydrolase family protein — protein MKLATLRTSSGTRAVRRDGDLLVDLGYADLGAWLAAGSPAAPAGATTWPVAGADFAPVVPHPAKVICVGHNYTNHIREMGRELPSYPTLFTKFADSLIGADDPLRAPAEAPDIDWEVELVIVIGQEVRRATESQAEAAIAGFTVMNDISMRDWQFRTVEWTQGKIWEASTPVGPYLVSPDEVGGVRPALRVSTTVDGEIVQSDDTGTLLFDPVTLVRYISTITTLRPGDLIATGTPGGVGHARDPKVYLRPGQTVVAAIDGLGACTTLVEAG, from the coding sequence ATGAAGCTCGCCACCCTCCGCACCTCCTCCGGCACCCGCGCGGTCCGCCGCGACGGCGACCTCCTCGTCGACCTCGGGTACGCCGACCTCGGCGCCTGGCTGGCCGCCGGCTCGCCCGCGGCGCCGGCCGGCGCGACGACCTGGCCGGTCGCCGGGGCCGACTTCGCGCCCGTCGTGCCCCACCCCGCCAAGGTGATCTGTGTGGGCCACAACTACACCAACCACATCAGGGAGATGGGACGCGAGCTGCCGTCGTACCCGACGCTCTTCACCAAGTTCGCCGACAGCCTGATCGGCGCCGACGACCCGCTGCGGGCTCCGGCCGAGGCGCCCGACATCGACTGGGAGGTCGAGCTGGTCATCGTGATCGGCCAGGAGGTGCGCCGCGCCACCGAGAGCCAGGCCGAGGCCGCGATCGCCGGCTTCACGGTCATGAACGACATCTCGATGCGCGACTGGCAGTTCCGCACCGTCGAGTGGACCCAGGGCAAGATCTGGGAGGCGTCCACGCCGGTCGGTCCCTACCTGGTCTCGCCCGACGAGGTCGGCGGCGTCCGGCCCGCACTCCGCGTCTCGACCACGGTCGACGGTGAGATCGTGCAGTCCGACGACACCGGCACCCTGCTCTTCGACCCGGTCACGCTCGTGCGGTACATCTCGACGATCACCACGCTGCGCCCCGGCGACCTGATCGCCACCGGCACCCCGGGCGGCGTCGGGCACGCCCGCGACCCGAAGGTCTACCTGCGCCCGGGCCAGACCGTGGTGGCCGCGATCGACGGTCTCGGCGCGTGCACCACGCTGGTCGAGGCGGGCTGA
- a CDS encoding maleylpyruvate isomerase family mycothiol-dependent enzyme, producing the protein MSLTWMRDGTSLFLDAVDHLGDDDYAAPSGLPGWTRAHLVAHVAANADALRNLVHWAATGVETPMYASPRQRADDIAAGALRAPADLRFWAHSSAAALAGDLGGLDESRWQASVVTAQGRTVPATEILWMRSREVWIHAVDLDTGITFADLPTDFLTRLVDEIAARRGLDDVPAGPLADVAAYLAGRPHGLDAEPLGPWL; encoded by the coding sequence ATGTCGCTGACCTGGATGCGGGACGGCACCTCGCTCTTCCTCGACGCCGTCGACCACCTCGGCGACGACGACTACGCCGCGCCGAGCGGGCTGCCCGGGTGGACCCGCGCCCACCTGGTCGCCCATGTCGCCGCCAACGCCGACGCGCTGCGCAACCTCGTCCACTGGGCGGCCACCGGCGTCGAGACCCCGATGTACGCCTCGCCGCGGCAACGCGCCGACGACATCGCGGCCGGCGCCCTGCGCGCACCGGCCGACCTGCGGTTCTGGGCGCACTCGTCCGCGGCCGCCCTGGCCGGCGACCTGGGCGGCCTCGACGAGTCCCGGTGGCAGGCGTCCGTGGTCACCGCCCAGGGGCGCACGGTGCCCGCCACCGAGATCCTCTGGATGCGCTCGCGCGAGGTGTGGATCCACGCCGTCGACCTCGACACCGGCATCACGTTCGCGGACCTGCCCACGGACTTCCTCACCCGGCTCGTCGACGAGATCGCGGCCCGGCGCGGGCTCGACGACGTCCCGGCCGGGCCGCTGGCGGACGTGGCGGCGTACCTCGCCGGGCGCCCGCACGGCCTCGACGCCGAGCCGCTGGGCCCCTGGCTCTGA
- a CDS encoding fumarylacetoacetate hydrolase family protein → MRIANLEGRAVLVNTDGTLGADLAASSDGLFAADPALLYPRWGELVAWYDGWEPAWDLPLRPDALGCPSPRPRQIFAIGLNYAAHADETGLGRPDGLPPVFTKFASSLTGADVVVDLPEGDVDWEVEVVAILGSGGRDLAEADAWSAVAGLSVGQDLSERARQLAGPAPQFSLWKSFAGFSPVGPWLVTPDELDDPDDLRLSCTVNGEVVQDGRTRHLISSIPHTIAELSRVVELYPGDVVFTGTPDGVGMGRTPPRYLSAGDVLVSRVEGIGEIRQVLR, encoded by the coding sequence ATGCGCATCGCCAACCTCGAGGGCCGTGCGGTCCTCGTCAACACCGACGGCACGCTCGGAGCCGACCTGGCCGCCTCCAGCGACGGCCTCTTCGCCGCCGACCCCGCCCTGCTCTACCCGCGCTGGGGCGAGCTCGTCGCCTGGTACGACGGCTGGGAGCCCGCCTGGGACCTCCCCCTGCGCCCCGACGCCCTCGGCTGCCCGTCGCCGCGGCCACGCCAGATCTTCGCGATCGGGCTCAACTACGCGGCGCACGCCGACGAGACGGGTCTCGGCCGGCCCGACGGCCTGCCGCCCGTCTTCACCAAGTTCGCGAGCAGCCTGACCGGCGCGGACGTCGTCGTCGACCTGCCCGAGGGGGACGTCGACTGGGAGGTCGAGGTGGTCGCGATCCTCGGCTCCGGCGGCCGGGACCTGGCCGAGGCGGACGCCTGGTCGGCCGTCGCCGGCCTGAGCGTCGGCCAGGACCTCTCCGAGCGGGCCCGCCAGCTCGCCGGGCCCGCGCCGCAGTTCAGCCTCTGGAAGTCGTTCGCGGGCTTCTCGCCGGTCGGCCCGTGGTTGGTCACGCCCGACGAGCTGGACGACCCCGACGACCTGCGGCTCAGCTGCACCGTCAACGGCGAGGTGGTGCAGGACGGCCGCACCCGGCACCTGATCTCGAGCATCCCGCACACCATCGCCGAGCTCTCCCGCGTGGTCGAGCTCTACCCGGGCGACGTCGTCTTCACCGGGACGCCCGACGGCGTCGGCATGGGCCGGACGCCCCCGCGCTACCTGAGCGCGGGCGACGTCCTCGTGTCGCGGGTCGAGGGGATCGGCGAGATCCGCCAGGTCCTGCGCTGA
- a CDS encoding IclR family transcriptional regulator: MTSTDGADSYLDRLFVVLDAFGHDQDSLTLGQLVTRTGLPKTTVYRLAQALVRHRVLEHADRAYQLGPRLFELGELVPRVRVVRRQIKPFLRILRDQTQGTVALGMLDGDEVLYLLEASTDVHAENPLRDGQRIPVHCTAMGKAILAFSPPELVDRIVDLRLPRYTPQTIIDPRKLRAELSLIRAQGYATEVAEYRLDHYAIAAPVLDPLGRVVAAMTVERENAPRDFTRHVRELRLLAHNASVALAHRRRPRP; this comes from the coding sequence GTGACCTCCACCGACGGCGCGGACTCCTACCTGGACCGGCTGTTCGTGGTCCTCGACGCCTTCGGGCACGACCAGGACAGCCTCACCCTGGGCCAGCTGGTGACCCGCACGGGACTGCCCAAGACGACGGTCTACCGGCTCGCCCAGGCGCTGGTCCGGCACCGCGTGCTGGAGCACGCCGACCGTGCCTACCAGCTGGGCCCGCGGCTCTTCGAGCTCGGTGAGCTGGTGCCGCGGGTGCGGGTGGTCCGCCGCCAGATCAAGCCCTTCCTGCGGATCCTGCGGGACCAGACCCAGGGCACCGTGGCCCTCGGGATGCTCGACGGCGACGAGGTGCTCTACCTCCTGGAGGCCTCGACCGACGTCCACGCGGAGAACCCGTTGCGCGACGGCCAGCGCATCCCGGTGCACTGCACGGCGATGGGCAAGGCGATCCTGGCGTTCTCGCCACCCGAGCTCGTCGACCGGATCGTCGACCTGCGGCTGCCGCGCTACACCCCGCAGACCATCATCGATCCCAGGAAGCTGCGGGCCGAGCTCAGCCTGATCCGGGCCCAGGGCTACGCCACCGAGGTGGCGGAGTACCGGCTCGACCACTACGCCATCGCCGCGCCCGTGCTCGACCCCCTCGGTCGGGTGGTCGCGGCGATGACGGTCGAGCGGGAGAATGCGCCCCGCGACTTCACCCGCCACGTGCGCGAGCTGCGCCTGCTCGCGCACAACGCATCGGTCGCCCTGGCGCATCGCCGCCGCCCGCGACCCTGA
- a CDS encoding alpha/beta fold hydrolase translates to MSTVEGWSSRFVRLADGRRTHYLEAGEGTPLVLVHGGGPGAAARFSWPATIPALAERYRVLAPDLYGYGWSDRPKGADFSHEAHARQLRDFVDTVCGEAVGLVGNSAGAYVATKFALDNPDEVLGLFTISSGTVAYAMGIANPDHLPARQALKAFDGTEEPLRAFLEGLLHTPPSDELVKARVKIAAEPAAMDAWRSMGAYQRRLASDPNLWQRFALKGRLELATFPQHVLWGVDDKFAPISQARELAAMLPNATYEELEDCGHQCQNDRPEAVNERILAFFDRVVAGGTVAAAP, encoded by the coding sequence GTGAGCACGGTCGAGGGCTGGAGCAGCCGGTTCGTGCGGCTCGCCGACGGGCGTCGTACCCACTACCTCGAGGCGGGCGAGGGCACGCCCCTCGTCCTGGTCCACGGCGGAGGACCGGGCGCCGCCGCCCGGTTCTCCTGGCCCGCCACGATCCCGGCGCTGGCCGAGCGCTACCGGGTGCTGGCGCCCGACCTCTACGGCTACGGCTGGTCCGACCGCCCCAAGGGCGCGGACTTCTCACACGAGGCGCACGCCCGTCAGCTGCGCGACTTCGTCGACACCGTCTGCGGCGAGGCGGTGGGCCTGGTCGGCAACTCGGCCGGGGCGTACGTCGCCACGAAGTTCGCGCTCGACAACCCCGACGAGGTGCTCGGCCTGTTCACGATCTCGTCGGGGACGGTGGCCTACGCGATGGGGATCGCGAACCCCGACCACCTGCCGGCCCGGCAGGCGCTCAAGGCGTTCGACGGCACCGAGGAGCCGCTGCGCGCGTTCCTCGAGGGCCTGCTGCACACGCCGCCGAGCGACGAGCTCGTGAAGGCCCGGGTCAAGATCGCGGCCGAGCCGGCCGCGATGGACGCCTGGCGATCGATGGGCGCCTACCAGCGGCGACTGGCGAGCGACCCCAACCTGTGGCAGCGGTTCGCGCTGAAGGGGCGGCTCGAGCTGGCGACCTTCCCCCAGCACGTGCTGTGGGGCGTGGACGACAAGTTCGCGCCGATCAGCCAGGCGCGCGAGCTCGCCGCGATGTTGCCGAACGCCACCTACGAGGAGCTCGAGGACTGCGGCCACCAGTGCCAGAACGACCGGCCGGAGGCCGTCAACGAGAGGATCCTGGCGTTCTTCGACCGGGTCGTCGCGGGTGGGACGGTCGCTGCCGCGCCGTGA
- a CDS encoding DoxX family membrane protein: MGELVARSLIALLFVLNGAATARDPEPRRAKAAWFGNPPLLAVRANGAAMVVLGLLLVTGWQRTWVASGLGVLLVLTTIGGHAFWRAADRAERGRELTQLVKNTAVLGGLLLLAMP, translated from the coding sequence GTGGGTGAGCTGGTCGCCCGGTCGCTCATCGCGCTGCTGTTCGTCCTCAACGGCGCGGCGACCGCCCGCGACCCGGAGCCGCGCCGCGCCAAGGCGGCGTGGTTCGGCAACCCGCCGCTGCTCGCCGTACGCGCCAACGGGGCGGCGATGGTCGTGCTCGGTCTGCTCCTGGTCACCGGCTGGCAGCGCACCTGGGTGGCCTCCGGCCTGGGCGTCCTGCTGGTGCTCACCACGATCGGCGGTCATGCCTTCTGGCGGGCCGCCGACCGGGCCGAGCGCGGCCGCGAGCTCACCCAGCTCGTCAAGAACACCGCCGTCCTGGGCGGCCTGCTGCTGCTCGCCATGCCCTGA
- a CDS encoding Rieske 2Fe-2S domain-containing protein, which translates to MFAQDVMDQLIRTGPQDPCGRLMRRYWQPVALSEEVDNQAPLPLTILGEDYVAFRNADGVPGLMARLCAHRGADLSYGVCEPEGLRCLYHGWKYDVTGQCVEQPPEPEGRGFADRIRLHAPPVVERAGLLFAYLGDDEPPEFPDYEFLRHGEANTYVTKVFHACNHLQANEGNLDQSHLGFLHVFYPEEADSHRELERSAPGGSKNAVELINEDKAPEMEVEYTDYGFTEFTTRKAPEGKYLKIQSFLLPNVAVFPGAVQGIDGHQVHWHVPIDDESHWKFVLVFRRSEAVDKARLAKALLGVDELLPGYRMKRTRENHHLQNRAQMASRLPTNGLGLGFEIHDAVICESGGAIQDRLQENLGYSDRSVIALRRSMLDAIKRIDAGEPAPGTVHRPEDNGFPEINVIARVIAEGEDPRRIAAEVADRRRAQEAARG; encoded by the coding sequence ATGTTCGCCCAGGATGTGATGGACCAGCTGATCCGGACCGGGCCGCAGGACCCCTGCGGCCGGCTGATGCGGCGCTACTGGCAGCCGGTCGCGCTGTCCGAGGAGGTCGACAACCAGGCACCGCTGCCGTTGACGATCCTCGGTGAGGACTACGTCGCCTTCCGCAACGCGGACGGCGTACCAGGGCTGATGGCGCGGCTGTGCGCCCACCGCGGCGCGGACCTGAGCTATGGCGTGTGCGAGCCGGAGGGCTTGCGCTGTCTCTACCATGGCTGGAAGTACGACGTGACCGGACAGTGCGTCGAGCAGCCGCCGGAGCCCGAGGGCCGCGGCTTCGCCGACCGGATCAGGCTGCACGCGCCGCCGGTCGTCGAGCGGGCCGGGCTGCTGTTCGCCTATCTCGGCGACGACGAGCCGCCGGAGTTCCCCGACTACGAGTTCCTGCGCCACGGCGAGGCGAACACCTACGTCACCAAGGTGTTCCACGCCTGCAACCACCTGCAGGCCAACGAGGGCAACCTCGACCAGTCGCACCTCGGCTTCCTCCACGTCTTCTATCCCGAGGAGGCGGACAGCCACCGGGAGCTCGAGCGCAGCGCGCCCGGCGGGTCCAAGAACGCCGTCGAGCTGATCAACGAGGACAAGGCGCCCGAGATGGAGGTGGAGTACACCGACTACGGGTTCACCGAGTTCACCACCCGGAAGGCGCCCGAAGGCAAGTACCTCAAGATCCAGTCGTTCCTGTTGCCCAATGTCGCGGTCTTCCCGGGCGCCGTCCAGGGGATCGACGGGCACCAGGTGCACTGGCACGTCCCGATCGACGACGAGAGCCACTGGAAGTTCGTGCTGGTCTTCCGCCGCAGCGAGGCGGTCGACAAGGCGCGCCTGGCCAAGGCGCTCCTCGGCGTCGACGAGCTGCTGCCCGGCTACCGGATGAAGCGCACCCGCGAGAACCACCACCTCCAGAACCGTGCCCAGATGGCCTCCCGGCTCCCCACCAACGGGCTCGGCCTCGGCTTCGAGATCCACGACGCCGTGATCTGCGAGTCCGGCGGCGCGATCCAGGACCGGCTCCAGGAGAACCTCGGCTACAGCGACCGGTCGGTCATCGCGCTGCGTCGCTCGATGCTCGACGCGATCAAGCGGATCGACGCCGGCGAGCCGGCGCCCGGCACGGTGCACCGGCCCGAGGACAACGGCTTCCCCGAGATCAACGTGATCGCCCGGGTGATCGCCGAGGGCGAGGACCCGCGCCGGATCGCGGCCGAGGTCGCCGACCGGCGCCGGGCCCAGGAAGCCGCCCGTGGGTGA
- a CDS encoding hydantoinase B/oxoprolinase family protein: protein MSAPQQTDPTEVDPITFEVIRHRLESINTEQAVALKAVSGSPIVSEADDFNVGLYRADGQLVAMGRTVIYHASSMSEMVKHVIADCAEDPGINEGDCFVLNSPHKGALHAPDIGILQPIFHDGRLVAWAGACSHQLDIGGMEHGGFMPQARDIYQEGLQIPPVKLVDGGKVRSDVWSMITGMSRLPDALSLNLRGLIAANRVGTTELGKLVARYGLDTVLSVMDRLLDLSETRVRERLRELPDGVFRARSYLDHDGHTNTLHRVELELTKTGDALRFDFTGTDPEAHGFVNCTRTGLLAGVYAGVLPLLAFDIPWNSGALRAIEIVCPDRTLLTSLPPAACSQGPLGGIWMAEMTTTEAVSKLMATHPTYIDEAQASPAGGTDLFCPNGIDQYGDYSGWIVLDAMQTGGGAYAHRDGLSPQGHRCISHCQVPNVEAQEMIMPLLWLYRRLLPDSGGPGRQRGGQSASAAMTLHHAHWLRAAVGGHGFEVPTASGIFGGYPARCNARVVVRGSDFWSHVEGGEVPLEMDVLAGTVEETAAKTADFMLQAGDVFFWYPQAGGGWGDPIERDPADVQADLAQQVISAETATQIYGVVLTDGRVDEERTRTRRDEVRALRRAWPRAKEGPVAAAGEPRPTLALLGDALRIEGTVDDAVVVCRCGHALAPAAESWKEYAGVLAIDAPDLGTEIRLHRDLRSQMYACPACGRLLEIETSRPDDPPLVGAEVDLTTVGVLTEAFAARG, encoded by the coding sequence ATGAGCGCCCCGCAGCAGACCGACCCGACCGAGGTCGACCCGATCACCTTCGAGGTCATCCGGCACCGCCTGGAGTCCATCAACACCGAGCAGGCCGTCGCCCTCAAGGCGGTCTCCGGCTCGCCCATCGTCAGCGAGGCCGACGACTTCAACGTCGGTCTCTACCGGGCCGACGGCCAGCTGGTCGCGATGGGACGCACGGTGATCTACCACGCCTCGTCGATGTCGGAGATGGTCAAGCACGTCATCGCCGACTGCGCCGAGGACCCGGGCATCAACGAGGGCGACTGCTTCGTCCTCAACAGCCCCCACAAGGGCGCGCTCCACGCGCCCGACATCGGCATCCTGCAGCCGATCTTCCACGACGGGCGGCTGGTCGCCTGGGCCGGTGCGTGCAGCCACCAGCTCGACATCGGCGGCATGGAGCACGGCGGGTTCATGCCGCAGGCCCGCGACATCTACCAGGAGGGGCTGCAGATCCCGCCGGTCAAGCTGGTCGACGGCGGCAAGGTGCGCAGCGACGTCTGGTCGATGATCACGGGGATGAGCCGGCTGCCCGACGCGCTCAGCCTGAACCTGCGCGGCCTGATCGCCGCCAACCGGGTCGGTACGACGGAGCTCGGCAAGCTGGTCGCCCGCTACGGCCTCGACACCGTCCTGTCGGTGATGGACCGCCTGCTCGACCTGAGCGAGACCCGGGTGCGCGAGCGGCTGCGAGAGCTGCCCGACGGCGTCTTCCGGGCGCGCTCCTATCTCGACCATGACGGCCACACCAACACGCTGCACCGGGTCGAGCTCGAGCTGACCAAGACCGGCGACGCGCTGCGCTTCGACTTCACCGGCACCGATCCCGAGGCCCACGGCTTCGTCAACTGCACCCGCACCGGCCTGCTGGCCGGCGTCTACGCCGGAGTGCTGCCGCTGCTCGCGTTCGACATCCCGTGGAACTCCGGGGCGCTGCGGGCCATCGAGATCGTCTGCCCCGACCGCACCCTGTTGACCTCGCTCCCGCCCGCCGCGTGCAGCCAGGGTCCGCTCGGCGGCATCTGGATGGCCGAGATGACCACGACGGAGGCGGTGTCCAAGCTGATGGCCACGCACCCGACGTACATCGACGAGGCGCAGGCCTCGCCGGCCGGCGGCACCGACCTGTTCTGCCCCAACGGCATCGACCAGTACGGCGACTACTCGGGCTGGATCGTCCTCGATGCCATGCAGACCGGCGGCGGTGCCTACGCCCACCGCGACGGGCTGAGTCCCCAGGGACACCGGTGCATCAGCCACTGCCAGGTGCCCAACGTCGAGGCCCAGGAGATGATCATGCCGCTGCTGTGGCTCTACCGGCGGCTGCTGCCCGATTCGGGCGGCCCCGGACGTCAGCGGGGCGGGCAGAGCGCGTCGGCGGCGATGACGCTGCACCACGCCCACTGGCTGCGCGCGGCGGTCGGCGGGCACGGCTTCGAGGTGCCGACGGCGTCCGGGATCTTCGGCGGCTACCCGGCTCGCTGCAACGCGCGGGTCGTCGTCCGGGGGAGCGACTTCTGGTCCCACGTCGAAGGCGGCGAGGTGCCGCTCGAGATGGACGTCCTGGCCGGCACGGTCGAGGAGACCGCGGCCAAGACCGCCGACTTCATGCTCCAGGCCGGCGACGTCTTCTTCTGGTACCCCCAGGCCGGCGGCGGCTGGGGCGACCCGATCGAGCGCGACCCCGCCGACGTCCAGGCCGACCTCGCCCAGCAGGTCATCAGCGCGGAGACCGCCACCCAGATCTACGGCGTGGTGCTCACCGACGGCCGGGTCGACGAGGAGCGCACCCGGACCCGTCGTGACGAGGTGCGCGCCCTGCGCCGCGCCTGGCCACGGGCCAAGGAGGGGCCGGTCGCCGCCGCGGGCGAGCCGCGCCCGACGCTCGCGCTGCTCGGTGACGCGCTGCGGATCGAGGGCACGGTCGACGACGCCGTCGTGGTCTGCCGGTGCGGGCACGCGCTGGCGCCCGCCGCCGAGAGCTGGAAGGAGTACGCCGGCGTGCTGGCGATCGACGCTCCCGACCTCGGCACCGAGATCCGGCTGCACCGCGACCTGCGCTCGCAGATGTACGCCTGCCCGGCCTGCGGCCGGCTCCTCGAGATCGAGACCTCCCGCCCCGACGACCCGCCGCTGGTCGGCGCCGAGGTCGACCTGACCACCGTCGGCGTGCTGACCGAGGCGTTCGCGGCCCGCGGGTAG
- a CDS encoding hydantoinase/oxoprolinase family protein, which produces MDYRAGTDVGGTFTDAVLIGSDGSLHVQKAPTTPDDRTRGVLDALAVAAPDADLAGLLKQVGYFAHGTTAATNAFIERQGAPTALLTTRGFADILRLQRSMASWTGLTVAEGSHYSRRSLPAPIIEPDRVGEVNERVDYTGTVIVPLDEERTRATIRAYADAGVTAFAVSLLWSFRNDSHEQRVRELIREEAPQAYVTLSSELIPVLGEYERTSTTAINAYLGPVIHDYVSRLDEAVQAAGLPDTATILDSAGGVLTAAEAAERSAGLLTSGPAGGVLASAKLARRMGLDKVVTTDMGGTSFDVGMVLDGEPVLEASRSVGRYHVALTSIRVEAIGAGGGSIARVRDGHLSVGPESAGAQPGPACYRRGGTLPTVTDADVVLGVIDPDYFLGGRMPLDRALAEQAIEEHVARPLGLGVLEAAAGIREVADNQMADVLRSTTLRAGYDPREFALFAFGGAGPVHAYRFAATAGIGHVVVPSTATAHSALGCALADRRRSFSAAFGRHTPAGFEHLADHVEPGLLGEAVGLLEGRARAALGDDVEITRYVGMRFRLQVHELYVPIGAGEFTPEGLDALVERFQAQYEGIYGAGTALKGSGVEVTTVRVDGMIPTPAVAWRRPAWESADAVKTREVYFFEAGGTVSTPIYLAGQVPLDEEIVGPAIVEYPGTTAVVGPGQSFLMHASGDLSIHIPTDPSAEEAVR; this is translated from the coding sequence GTGGACTACCGAGCTGGAACCGACGTGGGTGGCACGTTCACCGACGCGGTGCTGATCGGGTCGGACGGGTCACTGCACGTGCAGAAGGCCCCGACCACCCCCGACGACCGCACGAGGGGCGTGCTCGACGCGCTCGCGGTGGCCGCGCCCGACGCAGACCTCGCCGGCCTGCTGAAGCAGGTCGGCTACTTCGCCCACGGGACGACGGCCGCCACCAACGCCTTCATCGAGCGCCAGGGCGCGCCGACGGCCCTGCTGACCACGCGTGGCTTCGCGGACATCCTGCGCCTGCAGCGATCGATGGCGAGCTGGACCGGCCTCACCGTCGCGGAGGGCTCGCACTACTCGCGACGCTCGCTCCCGGCGCCGATCATCGAGCCCGACCGGGTCGGCGAGGTCAACGAGCGGGTCGACTACACCGGCACGGTGATCGTGCCGCTCGACGAGGAGCGGACCCGCGCCACCATCCGGGCGTACGCCGACGCGGGCGTCACCGCCTTCGCGGTGAGCCTGCTCTGGTCCTTCCGCAACGACAGCCACGAGCAGCGGGTCCGCGAGCTCATCCGGGAGGAGGCGCCCCAGGCATATGTCACGCTCTCCTCCGAGCTGATCCCGGTGCTGGGGGAGTACGAGCGGACCTCGACCACGGCGATCAACGCCTACCTGGGCCCGGTCATCCACGACTACGTCTCCCGGCTCGACGAGGCCGTCCAGGCCGCCGGCCTGCCCGACACCGCGACCATCCTGGACTCCGCGGGCGGCGTGCTGACCGCCGCCGAGGCGGCCGAGCGCTCCGCCGGACTGCTCACCTCCGGCCCGGCCGGCGGGGTGCTCGCCTCGGCGAAGCTGGCTCGCCGGATGGGACTGGACAAGGTCGTCACCACCGACATGGGCGGCACCAGCTTCGACGTCGGCATGGTGCTCGACGGCGAGCCGGTGCTCGAGGCGAGCCGCTCGGTCGGCCGCTACCACGTGGCGCTGACCAGCATCCGGGTCGAGGCGATCGGCGCCGGTGGCGGCTCCATCGCCCGGGTCCGCGACGGCCACCTCAGTGTGGGCCCCGAGAGCGCGGGCGCGCAGCCCGGACCGGCCTGCTACCGCCGCGGCGGCACGCTGCCGACCGTCACCGACGCCGACGTCGTGCTCGGCGTCATCGACCCCGACTACTTCCTCGGCGGCCGGATGCCGCTCGACCGGGCGCTCGCCGAGCAGGCGATCGAGGAGCACGTCGCGCGCCCGCTCGGCCTCGGCGTGCTCGAGGCCGCGGCCGGCATCCGCGAGGTCGCCGACAACCAGATGGCCGACGTGCTGCGCAGCACCACGCTGCGGGCCGGCTACGACCCGCGTGAGTTCGCGCTCTTCGCCTTCGGCGGAGCGGGCCCGGTCCACGCCTACCGCTTCGCCGCGACCGCCGGCATCGGGCACGTCGTCGTGCCGAGCACGGCGACGGCGCACTCCGCGCTCGGCTGCGCGCTGGCCGACCGCCGCCGCTCCTTCTCGGCCGCCTTCGGCCGGCACACCCCGGCCGGCTTCGAGCACCTCGCCGACCATGTCGAGCCCGGCCTGCTCGGCGAGGCCGTCGGCCTGCTCGAGGGCCGGGCCCGGGCGGCGCTCGGCGACGACGTCGAGATCACCCGGTACGTCGGGATGCGCTTCCGGCTCCAGGTCCACGAGCTCTACGTGCCGATCGGCGCCGGCGAGTTCACGCCCGAGGGCCTCGACGCGCTGGTCGAGCGCTTCCAGGCGCAGTACGAGGGCATCTACGGCGCGGGCACCGCGCTCAAGGGCTCCGGCGTCGAGGTGACGACGGTCCGGGTCGACGGGATGATCCCGACCCCGGCCGTCGCGTGGCGCCGGCCCGCCTGGGAGAGCGCGGACGCGGTCAAGACCCGCGAGGTCTACTTCTTCGAGGCCGGTGGCACGGTGTCCACCCCGATCTACCTGGCCGGCCAGGTGCCGCTCGACGAGGAGATCGTCGGGCCCGCGATCGTCGAGTACCCCGGCACCACCGCCGTGGTCGGTCCCGGCCAGTCCTTCCTCATGCACGCCTCCGGCGACCTCTCGATCCACATCCCCACCGACCCGAGCGCCGAGGAGGCTGTCCGATGA
- a CDS encoding class II aldolase/adducin family protein, giving the protein MSTAALREEVALASRVLGREVGDDYVWGHASLRDPDGRGVWMKRNGIGLSELSADDVLLVGWDGAVLVGEGPRHVEYPIHTEVLAARPDLDAVAHVHPRAAVAFATLGVDLLPLSHAATLFAGRPVGRFDRTGDLIDSAELGAAVAAAVAGAEACLLVNHGVVTVGASLADAVLRAVVLEEACRLQLAVLAAAGGRAPVCSDAAEARAKRDRVWGPANREHAWQYLLRRHG; this is encoded by the coding sequence GTGAGCACCGCAGCACTGCGCGAGGAGGTCGCCCTCGCCAGCCGGGTCCTCGGCCGCGAGGTCGGCGACGACTACGTCTGGGGACACGCGTCGCTGCGCGACCCCGACGGCCGCGGCGTGTGGATGAAGCGCAACGGCATCGGTCTCTCCGAGCTGAGCGCCGACGACGTCCTGCTCGTCGGCTGGGACGGCGCGGTGCTCGTGGGCGAGGGCCCACGCCACGTGGAGTACCCGATCCACACCGAGGTGCTGGCCGCGCGACCCGACCTCGACGCCGTGGCTCACGTGCATCCACGGGCGGCGGTCGCCTTCGCCACGCTGGGTGTCGACCTGCTGCCGCTCTCGCACGCCGCGACGCTGTTCGCGGGCCGGCCCGTCGGTCGCTTCGACCGCACCGGCGACCTCATCGACTCCGCCGAGCTGGGGGCCGCGGTCGCCGCAGCCGTGGCCGGCGCCGAGGCCTGTCTGCTCGTCAACCACGGCGTCGTCACGGTGGGCGCCTCCCTCGCGGACGCGGTGCTCCGCGCGGTCGTCCTCGAGGAGGCCTGCCGACTGCAGCTCGCGGTCCTGGCCGCCGCGGGCGGGCGCGCCCCGGTCTGCTCGGACGCGGCCGAGGCCCGTGCCAAGCGGGACCGGGTCTGGGGACCGGCCAACCGGGAGCACGCCTGGCAGTACCTGCTGCGCCGGCACGGCTGA